From a region of the Helianthus annuus cultivar XRQ/B chromosome 5, HanXRQr2.0-SUNRISE, whole genome shotgun sequence genome:
- the LOC110940574 gene encoding class V chitinase CHIT5a, whose amino-acid sequence MATSPSSRASFISSAIQVARQYGFDGADLDWEYPQTQAEMDNFGLLLDEWRVAINEEAESTGKTQLLLSAATYYKPVIPWDVVHTYPVASINKNLDWINAMCYDYHGPWTPDATGTLAALYDPNGDLSTSDGLQSWIDTGIQRQKLVMGMPLYGRTWTLQDPTVDGIGAPAVGIGPGNEGAMLYSEVQQFSAQNNAKVVFDEPTVSYYSVAGTSWIGYDDVESVQTKVEYAQSLNIGGYFFWTVIGDQEWKISQLASQTWIAFKSMETSGLEE is encoded by the exons ATGGCCACGAGCCCTAGCTCGAGGGCAAGTTTCATTTCTTCCGCTATACAAGTGGCACGACAATATGGCTTTGATGGAGCTGACTTAGATTGGGAATATCCTCAAACCCAAGCCGAGATGGATAACTTTGGCCTCTTGCTTGATGAGTGGCGTGTGGCGATCAACGAAGAAGCTGAGTCAACTGGCAAGACACAGCTTCTTCTTTCAGCCGCCACATATTATAAGCCCGTAATTCCGTGGGATGTTGTTCATACATATCCAGTGGCATCCATAAATAAGAATTTGGATTGGATAAATGCAATGTGTTATGATTATCACGGGCCATGGACTCCCGATGCAACTGGGACACTAGCCGCGTTATATGATCCAAATGGTGATCTTAGCACAAGTGACGGGCTACAATCATGGATCGACACAGGGATCCAAAGACAAAAGTTGGTGATGGGGATGCCATTATATGGTCGGACGTGGACGTTACAGGATCCAACGGTAGATGGTATCGGGGCTCCAGCTGTGGGTATAGGACCAGGAAATGAAGGAGCAATGCTTTACTCAGAAGTGCAACAGTTCAGTGCCCAAAATAATGCCAAGGTGGTGTTTGACGAGCCCACTGTGTCTTATTATTCTGTTGCAGGAACCTCTTGGATTGGATATGACGATGTTGAATCGGTACAAACAAAGGTAGAATATGCACAATCACTTAACATAGGTGGATATTTCTTTTGGACAGTCATCGGCGATCAAGAATGGAAAATCTCGCAACTAG CTTCGCAGACATGGATTGCATTTAAATCAATGGAGACAAGTGGATTGGAGGAGtga